Proteins from a single region of Thermotoga maritima MSB8:
- a CDS encoding DMT family transporter, which translates to MDLRVLLSGLAYSTIFGLSFLFTKNALDYVTPLTFLSFRFIVAFLSYLLLLITGAVKLGKKPYWKLWKLVLFQPVLYFLFETYGLQRVNSSEAGMIIALIPIVVNLLAPFILKEKGDLLHYLLVGMGFLGVSLIVGFNITPGNIVGKVFMLLAVLSGAMYSVFSRKFSKEFTPTEITFFMMMTGAVFFTLLSLSTGDFRPVFNVDVVIGALYLGVLSSTVAFFLLNYAIRKLSPIFTTLFSNFTTVVSVIAGVVFRNETVGIQQIAGMGLIISSLIIMSLRRSYKRLSRAQKL; encoded by the coding sequence ATGGATCTAAGAGTTCTTCTTTCAGGTCTTGCTTATTCCACGATATTCGGACTTTCTTTTCTTTTCACGAAGAACGCTCTCGATTATGTAACTCCCCTGACTTTTCTTTCATTCAGATTCATCGTGGCTTTTCTCTCTTACCTTCTCCTCTTGATAACTGGTGCTGTGAAGCTTGGAAAGAAACCCTACTGGAAGCTCTGGAAACTCGTTCTCTTTCAGCCTGTGCTCTACTTTCTTTTCGAAACGTACGGCCTTCAGAGAGTGAACTCCTCAGAAGCCGGTATGATCATCGCCCTGATACCGATCGTTGTCAACCTCCTTGCTCCTTTCATTCTCAAAGAAAAGGGAGATCTTCTTCACTACCTTCTTGTGGGAATGGGTTTTCTTGGAGTTTCATTGATAGTTGGTTTCAACATCACACCGGGAAACATCGTTGGGAAAGTCTTCATGCTCCTTGCCGTACTCTCTGGAGCGATGTACAGTGTGTTCTCGAGAAAGTTTTCAAAGGAGTTCACGCCAACTGAAATCACCTTCTTCATGATGATGACCGGAGCAGTTTTCTTCACCCTTTTGAGTCTTTCAACGGGTGATTTCAGACCGGTGTTCAACGTTGATGTGGTAATCGGTGCCCTGTATCTCGGTGTTCTCTCTTCCACCGTCGCGTTTTTCCTCCTCAACTACGCCATAAGGAAACTGTCTCCCATCTTCACCACCCTCTTCTCCAACTTCACAACGGTGGTTTCTGTGATAGCGGGGGTTGTTTTTAGAAACGAAACGGTTGGGATTCAACAGATTGCAGGGATGGGATTGATAATATCTTCTCTGATAATCATGAGTCTCAGAAGGAGTTATAAAAGGCTATCAAGAGCGCAGAAACTTTAA
- a CDS encoding nucleotidyltransferase domain-containing protein, whose product MIRPEYLRVLRKIYDRLKNEKVNWVVTGSLSFALQGVPVEVHDIDIQTDEEGAYEIERIFSEFVSKKVRFSSTEKICSHFGELIIDGIKVEIMGDIRKRLEDGTWEDPVDLNKYKRFVETHGMKIPVLSLEYEYQAYLKLGRVEKAETLRKWLNERKG is encoded by the coding sequence ATGATAAGGCCCGAATATCTTCGCGTTCTTCGTAAAATATACGACCGACTGAAAAATGAGAAAGTGAACTGGGTAGTTACAGGTAGTCTCAGTTTTGCGCTGCAGGGAGTTCCTGTTGAAGTTCACGATATCGACATTCAAACTGATGAAGAAGGAGCTTATGAAATCGAACGCATTTTCTCTGAGTTCGTAAGCAAAAAGGTCAGGTTTTCTTCCACGGAAAAAATCTGTTCTCATTTCGGTGAATTAATTATCGATGGAATAAAAGTTGAAATTATGGGAGATATTCGAAAACGGCTCGAAGATGGAACCTGGGAAGATCCCGTAGATTTGAACAAATACAAAAGGTTTGTAGAAACACATGGAATGAAAATACCGGTTTTATCCCTGGAGTATGAATATCAGGCATATTTGAAACTGGGCAGGGTAGAGAAAGCCGAGACGTTGAGAAAGTGGTTAAACGAAAGGAAGGGGTGA
- a CDS encoding DUF505 domain-containing protein, translating to MIVTKRHAIVLKKLYEKGEEFSVKEWEDFDRETLWHLELAGLVKPVGVEMYDLTFSGNILGELLTDMIREGVLKNPEEWDDSFRWIGSEVISMIRYSKLAQSRVRGEVAKALEERGFAKEGNLTPYAYTLDEIYHASHPRLVVNLKVAEYLRKMVEGPGESSTLPVGGDELLQLEAMRMIAFSVPRSDVYALTGLGQQIRAALRKGLVVTDELILDELILDTVAKAYEGNQLSDFERNALLERGLIDWTGELHPMAEHLYLAWKIYKKGPYLMTPAFQISEDEARLLEVIVKLWKRHEKEDDVFPEPKQIEKAVDWEWKRKDLTVKLALYNLEGFGLLKSREHKHGARRTLVYELTSYGEEVLEDQRKSLRSVTAVGVKSITMTKKEFAAPNMEWYEQARKEGLVSDAAPTSSGRLYARLSVEAERRPLITNTEMKVLRKVPYKAGVFIEDMNLSEEERIALDSLEAKNLVEILPTDVVTLTEAGQLMKRALSAVSDDVEAPVTPLVIRLLQAIRTHGGLQMREKRIRINPESWKVVERELGVDPETFDDTVNLARISKFITENALTEAGVALLQAVDELARKEYPWVEV from the coding sequence ATGATTGTAACAAAAAGGCATGCGATCGTGCTGAAGAAGCTCTACGAGAAGGGAGAAGAGTTCAGCGTAAAGGAATGGGAGGACTTCGACAGAGAAACGCTGTGGCACCTTGAACTTGCTGGCCTGGTCAAACCCGTCGGTGTTGAGATGTACGATCTGACCTTTTCTGGTAACATCCTTGGAGAACTCCTCACGGACATGATAAGAGAAGGTGTCTTGAAGAATCCTGAGGAATGGGACGACTCGTTCAGGTGGATCGGCTCCGAAGTCATTTCCATGATCAGATACTCGAAGCTGGCTCAGTCGAGAGTGAGAGGAGAAGTCGCTAAAGCGCTTGAAGAGAGAGGATTCGCGAAGGAAGGAAATCTCACGCCTTACGCTTATACTCTCGATGAGATTTACCATGCGTCACATCCCAGACTGGTTGTGAACTTGAAAGTTGCGGAGTACCTGAGAAAGATGGTGGAGGGTCCGGGGGAGTCCAGCACGCTTCCTGTGGGAGGAGATGAACTCCTTCAGCTTGAAGCGATGAGGATGATAGCCTTCTCTGTTCCAAGGTCTGATGTTTACGCTCTCACAGGACTCGGACAGCAGATCAGGGCGGCACTCAGAAAGGGTCTTGTTGTGACGGATGAACTGATTCTCGACGAACTCATTCTGGACACTGTCGCGAAGGCTTACGAAGGGAACCAGTTGAGTGATTTTGAAAGAAACGCACTTCTCGAAAGAGGCCTCATTGACTGGACGGGAGAGCTTCACCCAATGGCGGAGCATCTCTACCTTGCGTGGAAGATATACAAAAAGGGTCCTTACCTCATGACCCCCGCTTTCCAGATCTCGGAGGACGAAGCGAGGCTCCTGGAAGTGATCGTCAAGCTCTGGAAGAGGCATGAAAAGGAAGATGATGTCTTCCCAGAACCGAAGCAGATAGAGAAGGCAGTGGACTGGGAGTGGAAGAGAAAGGATCTCACCGTGAAGCTTGCACTCTACAACCTTGAAGGTTTCGGCCTTTTGAAATCGAGAGAACACAAACACGGAGCAAGGAGGACGCTCGTTTACGAGTTGACCAGCTATGGTGAAGAAGTGCTTGAAGATCAGAGAAAGAGCCTCAGGAGTGTCACGGCTGTCGGTGTGAAATCAATTACCATGACGAAGAAAGAATTCGCAGCTCCAAACATGGAATGGTATGAACAGGCAAGAAAAGAAGGCCTCGTCAGCGATGCTGCTCCCACTTCTTCTGGTCGTCTCTACGCGAGGCTTTCTGTCGAAGCCGAGAGAAGACCGCTCATAACGAACACAGAAATGAAGGTTCTCAGAAAGGTTCCGTACAAAGCGGGTGTTTTCATCGAAGATATGAATCTTTCAGAAGAGGAAAGAATAGCACTCGACAGTCTCGAAGCGAAGAATCTGGTGGAGATTTTGCCCACAGACGTTGTCACGCTCACAGAAGCGGGTCAGCTCATGAAGAGAGCTCTCTCTGCTGTTTCCGATGATGTGGAAGCACCGGTGACACCCCTTGTGATCAGACTTCTTCAGGCTATAAGAACACACGGCGGACTTCAGATGAGGGAGAAAAGGATCAGGATAAACCCGGAAAGCTGGAAAGTCGTAGAAAGAGAACTCGGTGTCGACCCGGAAACTTTCGATGATACAGTCAACCTCGCCAGAATATCTAAATTCATCACAGAAAACGCACTGACAGAAGCGGGAGTAGCACTACTTCAGGCAGTGGATGAACTAGCAAGAAAAGAGTATCCATGGGTTGAAGTTTGA
- a CDS encoding aldo/keto reductase, translating into MQVPKVTLNNGVEMPILGYGVFQIPPEKTEECVYEAIKVGYRLIDTAASYMNEEGVGRAIKRAIDEGIVRREELFVTTKLWVSDVGYESTKKAFEKSLKKLQLEYIDLYLIHQPFGDVHCAWKAMEEMYKDGLVRAIGVSNFYPDRLMDLMVHHEIVPAVNQIEIHPFYQRQEEIEFMRNYNIQPEAWGPFAEGRKNIFQNGVLRSIAEKYGKTVAQVILRWLTQKGIVAIPKTVRRERMKENISIFDFELTQEDMEKIATLDEGQSAFFSHRDPEVVKWICSLKR; encoded by the coding sequence ATGCAGGTTCCAAAAGTTACTTTGAACAACGGTGTAGAAATGCCTATTCTGGGATACGGAGTTTTCCAGATACCACCAGAAAAGACGGAAGAATGTGTCTATGAGGCTATAAAGGTGGGATACAGACTCATCGACACAGCAGCATCGTACATGAACGAAGAGGGAGTGGGAAGAGCGATAAAACGCGCGATTGACGAAGGAATTGTCAGAAGAGAGGAGCTCTTCGTCACGACCAAACTGTGGGTGTCGGATGTTGGTTACGAATCCACAAAGAAGGCTTTTGAAAAGTCTTTGAAGAAACTGCAACTCGAATACATAGATCTCTATCTAATTCATCAACCTTTTGGAGATGTACACTGTGCCTGGAAAGCTATGGAAGAAATGTACAAAGATGGATTGGTAAGAGCCATAGGTGTGAGCAACTTCTACCCTGATCGGTTGATGGATCTAATGGTTCATCACGAAATTGTTCCCGCGGTGAACCAGATCGAGATACATCCGTTTTATCAGAGACAAGAGGAGATCGAATTCATGAGAAATTACAACATCCAACCTGAAGCTTGGGGTCCTTTCGCTGAGGGAAGAAAAAACATTTTCCAGAACGGAGTGCTCAGATCGATCGCGGAAAAGTACGGCAAAACGGTTGCACAGGTCATTCTGAGATGGCTCACTCAGAAAGGAATCGTTGCCATTCCCAAAACTGTGAGAAGAGAGAGGATGAAAGAAAACATCAGCATCTTCGATTTTGAACTCACACAGGAAGACATGGAAAAGATTGCAACGCTCGATGAAGGGCAGAGTGCGTTCTTCTCCCACAGGGATCCCGAGGTTGTCAAGTGGATTTGTTCACTGAAAAGATGA
- the gdhA gene encoding glutamate dehydrogenase, with protein sequence MPEKSLYEMAVEQFNRAASLMDLESDLAEVLRRPKRVLIVEFPVRMDDGHVEVFTGYRVQHNVARGPAKGGIRYHPDVTLDEVKALAFWMTWKTAVMNLPFGGGKGGVRVDPKKLSRNELERLSRRFFSEIQVIIGPYNDIPAPDVNTNADVMAWYMDTYSMNVGHTVLGIVTGKPVELGGSKGREEATGRGVKVCAGLAMDVLGIDPKKATVAVQGFGNVGQFAALLISQELGSKVVAVSDSRGGIYNPEGFDVEELIRYKKEHGTVVTYPKGERITNEELLELDVDILVPAALEGAIHAGNAERIKAKAVVEGANGPTTPEADEILSRRGILVVPDILANAGGVTVSYFEWVQDLQSFFWDLDQVRNALEKMMKGAFNDVMKVKEKYNVDMRTAAYILAIDRVAYATKKRGIYP encoded by the coding sequence ATGCCGGAGAAAAGCCTCTACGAGATGGCAGTTGAACAGTTCAACCGTGCCGCATCACTCATGGATCTGGAATCAGACCTTGCAGAGGTTCTCAGAAGACCAAAACGTGTTTTGATCGTTGAATTCCCAGTGAGAATGGATGACGGCCACGTCGAAGTCTTCACAGGATACCGTGTGCAGCACAACGTTGCGAGAGGTCCAGCCAAAGGTGGTATCAGGTACCACCCCGATGTCACACTCGATGAGGTGAAAGCCCTCGCATTCTGGATGACATGGAAGACTGCTGTGATGAATCTGCCTTTCGGTGGAGGGAAGGGAGGAGTCAGGGTAGATCCAAAGAAACTCTCAAGAAACGAGCTTGAAAGACTCTCAAGAAGGTTCTTCTCAGAGATTCAGGTGATAATAGGCCCGTACAACGACATACCTGCACCAGATGTAAACACGAACGCAGATGTGATGGCGTGGTACATGGATACATACAGTATGAATGTGGGTCACACCGTTTTGGGAATTGTCACAGGAAAACCCGTGGAACTGGGAGGATCAAAGGGTCGTGAAGAAGCCACGGGTCGTGGTGTTAAGGTGTGTGCAGGGCTTGCAATGGATGTTCTGGGAATAGATCCAAAGAAAGCAACAGTTGCCGTTCAGGGATTTGGAAACGTGGGTCAGTTCGCCGCTCTTTTGATTTCTCAAGAACTCGGATCGAAAGTCGTTGCGGTGAGCGACAGCAGAGGCGGTATCTACAATCCCGAGGGGTTCGACGTGGAGGAGCTGATCAGATACAAAAAAGAACACGGAACGGTCGTTACATATCCGAAGGGTGAAAGAATAACCAACGAAGAACTTCTGGAACTGGATGTTGACATTCTCGTCCCTGCAGCTTTGGAAGGTGCTATCCACGCTGGAAACGCGGAAAGAATAAAGGCAAAAGCCGTGGTGGAAGGAGCAAACGGTCCCACAACACCTGAAGCCGACGAAATCCTGAGCAGAAGAGGAATTCTTGTGGTACCAGACATACTCGCCAACGCCGGTGGAGTTACGGTTTCTTACTTTGAATGGGTTCAGGACCTTCAGAGCTTCTTCTGGGATTTGGATCAGGTGAGAAACGCCCTTGAAAAGATGATGAAAGGAGCATTCAACGATGTTATGAAAGTAAAGGAGAAATACAACGTCGATATGAGAACAGCAGCTTACATTCTTGCGATCGATCGAGTTGCGTACGCCACGAAAAAGAGAGGTATCTATCCGTGA
- a CDS encoding cupin domain-containing protein — protein sequence MVDDIFERGSKGSSDFFTGNVWVKMLVTDENGVFNTQVYDVVFEPGARTHWHSHPGGQILIVTRGKGFYQERGKPARILKKGDVVEIPPNVVHWHGAAPDEELVHIGISTQVHLGPAEWLGSVTEEEYRKATEGK from the coding sequence ATGGTGGATGATATCTTTGAAAGGGGTTCTAAAGGTTCGAGCGACTTCTTCACTGGGAACGTCTGGGTGAAGATGTTGGTTACTGACGAAAACGGGGTATTCAACACACAGGTATACGACGTGGTGTTCGAGCCAGGAGCGAGAACACACTGGCACAGCCATCCGGGAGGGCAGATTCTGATCGTGACTCGCGGAAAAGGCTTTTACCAGGAAAGAGGAAAACCCGCTAGAATTTTGAAAAAAGGTGATGTGGTGGAGATACCACCAAACGTGGTTCACTGGCATGGTGCGGCACCCGATGAAGAACTCGTACATATTGGTATCAGTACACAGGTTCACCTCGGTCCTGCTGAGTGGCTTGGATCTGTTACAGAAGAAGAGTATCGGAAAGCCACGGAAGGAAAGTAA
- a CDS encoding AAA family ATPase produces the protein MLFSLTPKTKKEDLFDRERELKDLEKLLETYPIVVITGLRRVGKSSLVKVFLNKSDLLHITVDGRRLYETSGGNISSHHLTRFLGEELSRISKSQKLLNVLKRVRGITVSGTSIELNPKEFSLSDLLEKLNETAKRRKKKIVIFFDEAQYLRYYGSRGGNDLLALFAYCYDNFENVRFIISGSEVGVLHDFLKLEDYSSPLHGRGIGFLTVRPFTFDQSVDFLMEGFREVGEKINFDVEEIVREIDGIVGYLVLFGVKYLEKKKKDEALKEVFHAVKALFEKEMEELRKRSERYPFILRQIARGINTWSALKNIFRAKGDFIGDSRLYSLLETLEKMSFIEKTQSGYRIVDPVFERILRE, from the coding sequence TTGCTTTTCTCCCTTACTCCCAAGACGAAAAAGGAAGATCTCTTCGATAGAGAAAGAGAACTGAAAGACCTCGAAAAACTGCTCGAAACCTATCCGATCGTTGTGATCACCGGCCTGAGGCGGGTTGGAAAGTCCTCCCTTGTGAAAGTCTTTCTGAACAAAAGCGATCTTCTACACATAACCGTGGACGGAAGAAGACTCTACGAGACATCGGGGGGTAACATCTCGTCCCATCATCTCACAAGGTTTCTCGGAGAGGAGCTGTCCAGAATATCGAAATCTCAGAAACTTCTGAACGTTCTCAAGAGGGTCCGTGGAATCACAGTGAGTGGAACATCGATAGAACTCAATCCAAAGGAATTCAGTCTTTCCGATCTTCTCGAAAAGCTGAACGAAACGGCAAAGAGGCGGAAGAAAAAGATAGTCATCTTCTTCGATGAGGCGCAGTATCTCAGATACTACGGTTCTCGCGGTGGAAACGATCTTCTGGCACTCTTTGCCTACTGCTACGACAACTTCGAAAACGTGCGCTTCATCATCAGTGGTTCAGAAGTCGGCGTTCTTCACGATTTTTTGAAACTCGAAGACTACAGCTCACCCCTCCATGGCCGTGGAATAGGTTTTCTCACGGTGAGACCGTTCACCTTCGATCAATCCGTGGATTTCCTCATGGAAGGCTTCCGCGAAGTGGGAGAGAAGATCAACTTCGACGTGGAAGAAATTGTGAGAGAAATAGACGGTATAGTGGGGTATCTTGTCCTTTTTGGAGTGAAGTACCTCGAAAAGAAGAAAAAAGATGAAGCACTGAAAGAGGTGTTCCATGCCGTGAAGGCTCTTTTTGAAAAGGAAATGGAAGAGCTCAGAAAAAGGAGCGAAAGGTATCCATTCATATTGAGACAGATCGCAAGGGGAATAAACACCTGGTCTGCCCTGAAAAACATCTTCCGCGCAAAAGGCGACTTCATCGGTGACTCCCGATTGTACTCCCTCCTTGAAACTCTGGAAAAGATGTCCTTCATAGAAAAAACGCAGAGCGGATACAGAATAGTTGATCCGGTTTTTGAGAGGATTCTGCGCGAATGA